The following proteins are encoded in a genomic region of Nitrospirota bacterium:
- a CDS encoding ammonium transporter, with protein sequence MNRFTRIMTAMLPVLACAILIGATGLYAQDAGAPAPAATAPLGQEAAPAVVPAQTKIDTGDTTWLLVSTALVLAMTAPGLALFYAGMVRSKNALGTIMQSFIILCLISLQWVLWGYSLAFGPDKAHLIGGLEWIGLNGVGLEPNADYAATVPHQAFMIFQMMFAVITPALMTGAFAERMKFGSFLVFTLLWATFIYDPLAHWVWAVGGWVRNMGALDFAGGTVVHISSGAAALACAIVLRKRLGYGKEHMAPHNLPMTVLGASLLWFGWFGFNAGSAVASGALATSAFVVTNTAAATAALAWMVAEWMYRGKPTVLGAASGAVAGLVAITPASGFVGPMASIVIGLGAGVLCYGAVLWKSRLGYDDALDVVGIHGVGGIWGALATGLFASKAINAAGADGLFYGNPAQLGIQAMAVLISVVFSFVGTFVILKLVDGLMGLRVSEEEERMGLDLSQHEERSYS encoded by the coding sequence ATGAACCGATTTACACGTATCATGACCGCGATGCTTCCCGTCCTGGCCTGCGCTATCCTGATCGGGGCGACGGGTCTCTATGCGCAAGACGCGGGGGCTCCGGCTCCGGCAGCGACGGCGCCTCTTGGCCAAGAGGCGGCCCCGGCGGTCGTACCAGCCCAGACGAAGATCGATACGGGCGACACGACCTGGCTATTGGTCTCGACGGCATTGGTGCTGGCGATGACGGCGCCAGGTCTGGCCTTGTTTTATGCCGGCATGGTTCGCTCGAAGAATGCTTTGGGCACGATCATGCAGAGCTTTATCATTCTCTGCCTGATCAGTCTCCAGTGGGTCTTGTGGGGCTACAGTCTGGCCTTCGGGCCGGATAAGGCCCATCTGATTGGCGGGCTTGAATGGATCGGGCTGAACGGCGTCGGGTTGGAGCCCAACGCTGATTATGCCGCGACCGTGCCCCATCAAGCCTTCATGATCTTTCAAATGATGTTCGCGGTGATTACGCCGGCCCTCATGACCGGCGCCTTTGCCGAACGGATGAAGTTCGGCAGTTTTCTGGTCTTCACTTTGTTGTGGGCGACGTTCATCTACGATCCGCTCGCCCATTGGGTGTGGGCGGTCGGGGGCTGGGTTCGAAACATGGGAGCGCTGGACTTCGCCGGCGGGACGGTCGTCCACATCAGTTCCGGCGCTGCGGCCCTGGCCTGTGCCATCGTGCTGAGGAAGCGATTGGGCTACGGCAAGGAACATATGGCTCCGCATAATTTGCCTATGACCGTGCTGGGCGCCTCCCTGCTTTGGTTCGGCTGGTTCGGGTTCAACGCAGGTAGCGCGGTCGCTTCCGGAGCGTTGGCGACCAGCGCCTTTGTTGTGACCAATACGGCGGCAGCCACTGCAGCGCTGGCCTGGATGGTTGCGGAGTGGATGTATCGAGGCAAACCGACCGTGCTGGGCGCGGCCAGCGGCGCGGTGGCTGGGCTGGTGGCGATTACGCCTGCTTCGGGATTCGTCGGTCCGATGGCGTCGATCGTGATCGGTCTGGGGGCGGGAGTCCTCTGCTATGGAGCGGTGTTGTGGAAGTCCAGGCTGGGCTACGATGACGCCCTCGATGTGGTGGGGATTCATGGAGTCGGAGGCATCTGGGGCGCGCTGGCGACCGGGTTGTTTGCCTCGAAGGCGATCAATGCAGCCGGCGCCGACGGGCTGTTCTACGGGAATCCGGCACAGTTGGGCATTCAAGCGATGGCCGTGCTGATCTCGGTGGTGTTTTCGTTCGTGGGAACCTTCGTGATTCTGAAACTGGTGGATGGATTGATGGGGCTGCGTGTGAGTGAAGAGGAAGAGCGAATGGGCTTGGACCTCAGTCAACATGAGGAACGGTCCTATTCGTAA
- a CDS encoding NAD+ synthase gives MRTFRIAMVQMNPTVGDLDGNVRRITAWLREAKKAKVDLVAFPELAITGYPPEDLLLKPRFIADNRRALQEIVRHCRGLAAVVGYVSQSDGIDPKPARSSVVPAGSHELYNAAAFIADQKLITTYCKWYLPNYGVFDESRYFHPGRRLPLIRLRGTLIGVNICEDVWVPEGPTRFQAAAGAEVIVNINASPFHLGKSRVREQMLATRARENGVVLTYTNVVGGQDELVFDGNSVILDHQGEVIARGKAFEEDLIVADLNMEAVARARRTQGQKKLLPRRVASTVEICAASLPAVPKVRARAVPDLVAALDPLEEVYRALTLGVRDYVRKNGFTRVMIGLSGGVDSALTAVLAVDALGAENVWGLFMPSPYTSQDSYEDVAELGKRLAISVRTIPITTLFDTYRQSLAETFEGRAPDTTEENLQARIRGNLLMAFSNKFGHLVLTTGNKSEMSVGYATLYGDMAGGFAAIKDVPKTMVYDLAKLRNRRGVTPAIPKRTLDRPPTAELRPNQKDEDSLPPYEILDPILQAYVEEDRSLEEIVEAGYDRTTVARVIALVDGSEYKRRQAPIGIKITQRALGKDRRMPITNGYRNF, from the coding sequence ATGCGTACGTTTCGTATCGCCATGGTGCAGATGAATCCGACGGTCGGAGATCTCGACGGAAACGTCCGCCGGATCACGGCCTGGCTGCGCGAGGCGAAGAAGGCAAAGGTCGACTTAGTCGCATTCCCCGAACTGGCGATCACCGGCTATCCGCCCGAAGACCTCTTGTTGAAGCCTCGTTTTATCGCGGACAATCGCCGCGCGCTTCAGGAAATCGTTCGGCACTGCCGGGGCCTTGCCGCGGTGGTGGGCTACGTCAGCCAGAGCGATGGCATCGATCCGAAGCCGGCCCGTTCGTCGGTGGTGCCGGCCGGTTCGCACGAACTCTACAATGCGGCGGCGTTCATCGCCGATCAAAAACTCATCACGACCTATTGCAAGTGGTATCTGCCGAACTACGGGGTGTTCGACGAGAGCCGCTATTTTCATCCAGGCCGGCGGTTGCCGCTCATCCGCCTGCGTGGCACGTTGATCGGGGTCAATATTTGCGAGGACGTCTGGGTGCCGGAAGGCCCGACGCGGTTTCAGGCAGCGGCTGGCGCCGAAGTCATCGTCAACATCAATGCCTCGCCCTTTCATCTGGGCAAGAGCCGGGTGCGCGAACAGATGTTGGCGACCCGCGCGAGGGAAAACGGGGTGGTGTTGACCTACACCAACGTGGTCGGCGGGCAGGACGAGCTGGTCTTCGACGGGAACAGTGTGATCCTCGATCATCAGGGTGAGGTCATCGCGCGAGGGAAAGCCTTCGAGGAGGATCTTATCGTGGCTGACCTCAATATGGAGGCGGTCGCGCGGGCGAGGCGTACGCAGGGCCAGAAGAAGCTCCTTCCTCGACGGGTTGCCTCCACGGTGGAAATTTGCGCGGCGTCGCTTCCGGCCGTTCCCAAAGTTCGCGCGCGGGCGGTTCCTGATCTGGTAGCGGCCCTGGACCCACTGGAGGAAGTGTATCGGGCCCTCACGCTTGGCGTGCGAGACTACGTGAGGAAAAATGGATTTACACGGGTCATGATCGGGTTGAGCGGTGGAGTGGACTCGGCCTTGACTGCCGTGCTGGCCGTCGATGCGCTGGGAGCCGAGAATGTGTGGGGTCTGTTCATGCCGTCGCCCTACACATCGCAAGACAGTTACGAGGATGTGGCTGAATTGGGAAAACGGCTTGCGATTTCCGTGCGCACGATTCCCATCACGACGCTGTTTGATACCTATCGGCAATCGCTTGCGGAGACGTTTGAGGGCCGCGCGCCAGATACGACGGAAGAGAATCTCCAGGCCCGCATCCGGGGCAACTTGCTGATGGCCTTCTCCAATAAGTTCGGCCACCTGGTGCTCACCACAGGCAATAAGAGCGAGATGAGCGTGGGCTACGCCACTCTGTATGGGGATATGGCAGGCGGCTTTGCCGCAATCAAGGACGTCCCGAAGACGATGGTCTATGATCTGGCGAAGCTGCGCAATCGTCGTGGCGTAACCCCGGCAATCCCCAAACGGACGCTCGATCGGCCGCCGACCGCCGAGCTGAGGCCCAATCAAAAGGATGAAGACTCGTTGCCTCCCTATGAGATCTTAGATCCCATTCTCCAGGCCTATGTGGAAGAAGACCGGTCGCTCGAAGAGATCGTTGAAGCGGGGTACGACCGCACGACGGTGGCCCGCGTGATTGCGTTAGTGGATGGCAGCGAGTACAAGCGCCGGCAGGCGCCGATCGGCATCAAGATCACACAGCGGGCTTTGGGCAAGGATCGGCGGATGCCGATCACGAACGGCTATCGTAATTTTTAG
- a CDS encoding ammonium transporter, with protein sequence MVIDQERDCSRKRTHQRTLLSAGLSIAALLVGVMAAFTGPVVAQDTAVAPVEAVAAAAAPVLKIDTGDTAWVLMSTAMVLLMTMPGLALFYGGLVRSKNILGTIMQSLVILCLVSLIWILVGYSLAFGPDKGGFIGGLEWVGLSGVGSEPHPVYGPTIPHQVFMLFQLMFAAITPALITGAFAERMKFSALLLFAALWSLLIYSPVAHWIWGGGWLGKMGALDFAGGAVVHISSGVSALVCAIVMGKRKGHGADYMAPHNLPFTLLGTGLLWFGWFGFNAGSALGANGLAGSTFLATHAAAVTGALVWMGVEWAHRGRPTVLGLASGAVAGLATVTPASGYIGPFSAIVIGVFAGFLCYFAVVWKGRMGYDDSLDVVGIHGVGGVFGILATGLFASKAINAAGADGLFFGNAGQLGIQAVMVCAVALFSVIGTWIILKVVNITVGLRVSPEDESTGLDLSQHNERAYS encoded by the coding sequence ATGGTGATTGACCAGGAACGAGACTGTAGTCGCAAGCGAACGCACCAACGGACGCTCCTGTCCGCAGGCCTGAGCATCGCGGCCTTGCTGGTGGGAGTCATGGCGGCCTTTACTGGGCCAGTCGTGGCTCAGGACACAGCGGTCGCACCGGTTGAAGCGGTCGCCGCTGCCGCAGCCCCTGTGCTGAAGATCGATACGGGGGATACGGCATGGGTTCTTATGTCCACGGCGATGGTCTTGCTTATGACGATGCCAGGCTTGGCGCTCTTCTACGGGGGTCTTGTTCGAAGCAAGAACATCCTGGGGACGATCATGCAGAGTCTCGTCATTCTGTGTCTGGTCAGTCTGATCTGGATTCTTGTCGGGTACAGCCTGGCGTTCGGCCCCGATAAGGGGGGCTTCATCGGAGGCCTTGAGTGGGTTGGGCTTAGCGGGGTGGGCAGCGAGCCGCATCCCGTCTATGGCCCGACGATTCCCCATCAAGTGTTCATGTTATTCCAGCTCATGTTCGCCGCGATTACGCCGGCTCTGATCACCGGGGCGTTTGCGGAGCGGATGAAGTTTTCTGCGCTGCTGCTGTTTGCGGCCTTGTGGTCCCTGTTGATTTATTCTCCGGTGGCCCATTGGATCTGGGGCGGTGGATGGCTGGGGAAGATGGGCGCGCTGGATTTTGCCGGCGGCGCGGTGGTGCATATCAGTTCCGGGGTGAGCGCCCTGGTCTGCGCCATCGTGATGGGAAAGCGCAAGGGCCATGGAGCCGATTACATGGCTCCTCATAACCTGCCCTTTACGCTGTTGGGAACCGGCCTCCTCTGGTTCGGCTGGTTCGGGTTCAACGCGGGCAGTGCGTTGGGGGCGAATGGGCTGGCCGGGAGCACCTTCCTGGCGACCCATGCGGCGGCGGTCACTGGCGCCCTGGTGTGGATGGGGGTGGAGTGGGCCCATCGCGGAAGGCCCACCGTGCTCGGTCTGGCCAGCGGCGCGGTGGCCGGCCTGGCGACTGTGACGCCGGCTTCCGGCTATATCGGACCGTTTTCAGCGATCGTAATTGGCGTTTTTGCAGGGTTTCTGTGCTATTTCGCCGTTGTTTGGAAGGGGAGGATGGGCTATGATGACTCGCTTGACGTCGTGGGAATCCACGGTGTGGGCGGAGTCTTCGGCATCCTCGCGACAGGGCTATTCGCCTCCAAGGCGATCAATGCCGCCGGGGCTGACGGGCTCTTTTTCGGGAATGCCGGACAGTTGGGCATTCAGGCCGTCATGGTTTGCGCGGTGGCGCTGTTTTCCGTGATCGGCACCTGGATTATTTTGAAGGTGGTGAATATAACGGTGGGGTTGCGGGTCTCTCCGGAAGACGAATCAACCGGGCTGGACCTCAGCCAGCATAATGAGCGGGCCTATTCATAA
- a CDS encoding P-II family nitrogen regulator — MKMIEAIVKPFKLDEVKDALLEMGVQGMTVSEVKGFGRQKGHKETYRGQEYTIEFVPKVKIEVAVTDAQVSRVIETITRAAKTGSIGDGKIFVRDLTEAVRIRTGETGEIAL, encoded by the coding sequence ATGAAGATGATTGAAGCCATCGTCAAGCCGTTCAAGTTGGATGAAGTGAAAGATGCCCTGCTGGAAATGGGTGTGCAGGGGATGACGGTCTCGGAGGTCAAAGGGTTCGGTCGCCAGAAGGGGCATAAGGAAACCTACCGGGGCCAGGAATACACGATCGAGTTTGTGCCGAAAGTCAAAATCGAAGTGGCCGTCACAGATGCACAGGTGTCGCGCGTGATCGAGACGATCACGCGGGCTGCCAAGACTGGCAGCATCGGGGATGGCAAGATTTTCGTGCGTGACCTGACTGAAGCGGTTCGTATCAGGACCGGTGAAACCGGAGAGATTGCGCTGTAG
- the glnD gene encoding [protein-PII] uridylyltransferase has product MGVTHDSSSTSAPTVDPSTVGLFLAEQRRIIAQRVMAGSSGAETMAAMTELVDGLIVGRYRNAVREGGDVAASAGLHQCCLVALGGYGRRELAPYSDIDLMVLYRPEAKMQVESLVRAVLHPLWDCGFQVGHSVRTINDCMELAESDATVKTSMMESRFLAGSPELFEQFHSRYLRKIVAKGTDTYLDQKLEERRREYLKFGETVYLLEPNVKKSKGGLRDLHLLQWAGMARYQAPTIRELSDRGILSRADSMALTEARDFLWRVRALLHVHAGTAQEILSFDEQIWLAQHFGFQDRPHLLAVEQFMQQYYLHTMGLHERCMRFVERCRSVPFWQRITRFFPAPRVDGYFVVRGGILTVADDHRARVLESPALLLRLFDLARSQQLTIAPPLLEDIHRHVDTVSAEAYRTPEVNRTFLAILAGPGTAKTLEAMHRASVLEKLVPAMGTVRGLMQFNQYHKYTVDEHSLLAVARAEDLAQDQGAMGEIYRSIKRKDLLHLSVLLHDLGKGQEEDHSDVGRRLAEDVADRLGLDEQDLRTLSFLVHRHLLMAHTAFRRDPNDVKVVLPFAREVGTPEVLNKLLVLTAADIAAVGPGVLTKWKESLLVELYQRTMAEVSGERNGVMAPERVRQIAEEVSNHPLLAGQGSGTLAWVESQLGQFPERYAYGTSPARIAAHLAAVRRLHVGEVLVEAEFNSELGTCEYSVVTHNDVTPGIFSKIAGVMAGSGVQILDAQILTRVDGIVVDTFQVMDPDYQGAPPAERLRTVGDRIASVLKGWEHVDDVLRRGARLKLTRSLPKAREATEVRIDNETSDAYTILDVFADDRQGLLYVITNTIFQLGLSIHAARISTRLDQVADVFYVADHRGKKLDDHGQLERVRTGVETAIENFLEAKAA; this is encoded by the coding sequence ATGGGCGTCACGCACGATTCATCCAGTACGTCAGCGCCGACCGTCGATCCGTCGACGGTCGGCCTGTTCCTCGCTGAGCAGCGACGCATCATTGCGCAGCGGGTGATGGCTGGCTCCAGCGGCGCAGAGACGATGGCGGCGATGACGGAGCTGGTGGATGGGCTGATCGTGGGGCGCTATCGGAATGCCGTGCGGGAGGGGGGCGATGTGGCGGCCTCAGCCGGTCTCCACCAATGCTGTCTCGTGGCCCTGGGCGGGTACGGACGCCGCGAACTGGCCCCCTATTCGGACATCGATCTGATGGTGCTCTATCGTCCTGAGGCCAAAATGCAGGTCGAATCGCTCGTGCGAGCAGTCCTGCATCCCTTGTGGGACTGTGGATTTCAGGTCGGACATAGCGTGCGGACGATCAACGATTGTATGGAGCTGGCCGAGAGCGATGCGACAGTCAAGACCTCGATGATGGAGTCCCGGTTTCTCGCGGGAAGCCCTGAGCTGTTCGAGCAGTTTCATAGCCGGTATCTCCGGAAAATCGTAGCCAAGGGCACGGATACCTACTTGGATCAAAAGCTGGAAGAGCGCCGGCGCGAATATCTCAAGTTCGGCGAGACGGTCTATTTGCTGGAGCCGAACGTCAAGAAAAGCAAAGGCGGTCTGCGTGATTTGCACCTGCTCCAATGGGCCGGCATGGCCCGCTATCAGGCCCCGACGATTCGTGAGCTGTCCGATCGCGGCATCCTCTCACGGGCCGATTCGATGGCCCTGACAGAGGCGCGGGATTTCCTCTGGCGAGTCCGGGCGCTCCTCCATGTGCATGCAGGCACGGCGCAGGAGATTTTGTCGTTCGACGAGCAGATCTGGCTGGCACAACATTTTGGGTTCCAGGACCGGCCTCATTTACTGGCCGTCGAGCAGTTCATGCAACAGTATTACCTGCACACGATGGGGTTGCATGAGCGTTGTATGCGATTTGTCGAACGATGCCGGAGTGTGCCGTTCTGGCAACGGATCACGCGGTTTTTTCCGGCGCCCCGCGTCGATGGCTACTTTGTCGTACGGGGCGGAATCCTGACGGTGGCGGACGACCATCGCGCGAGGGTGCTGGAAAGTCCGGCGCTGCTCCTTCGCCTGTTCGACTTGGCGCGTTCGCAGCAGCTGACCATCGCGCCGCCCCTACTCGAAGATATTCACCGGCATGTCGATACGGTCTCGGCTGAGGCCTATCGGACGCCGGAGGTCAATCGGACGTTTTTGGCGATCCTCGCGGGGCCCGGCACAGCCAAGACCCTGGAGGCCATGCATCGGGCCTCAGTGCTCGAAAAGCTGGTGCCCGCCATGGGCACGGTCCGTGGCCTGATGCAATTCAATCAGTACCATAAGTACACGGTCGACGAGCATAGTCTGCTCGCGGTGGCGCGGGCGGAAGACCTGGCCCAGGACCAGGGGGCGATGGGGGAGATCTATCGCAGCATCAAGCGGAAGGACCTCCTGCACCTGTCCGTGCTGCTCCACGACTTGGGAAAGGGCCAGGAAGAAGATCATAGCGATGTGGGGCGGCGTTTAGCTGAGGATGTCGCGGACCGGCTCGGGCTTGATGAGCAGGATCTGCGGACCCTGTCGTTCCTCGTGCATCGGCATTTGCTGATGGCCCATACGGCTTTTCGGCGGGACCCGAACGACGTGAAGGTGGTGCTGCCCTTTGCCCGCGAAGTCGGGACGCCGGAAGTCTTGAATAAGCTGTTGGTGCTCACGGCTGCCGATATCGCGGCGGTCGGGCCCGGAGTCTTGACCAAGTGGAAGGAATCGCTCCTGGTCGAGCTCTATCAGCGCACGATGGCCGAGGTGTCGGGGGAGCGGAATGGAGTCATGGCTCCGGAGCGAGTCCGCCAGATTGCCGAAGAGGTCAGCAACCATCCGTTGCTGGCCGGGCAGGGAAGTGGGACTCTGGCCTGGGTCGAGAGCCAGTTGGGGCAATTCCCCGAACGCTATGCCTATGGCACGTCGCCGGCCCGTATTGCGGCGCATTTGGCGGCTGTGCGACGATTGCATGTCGGCGAGGTGCTGGTGGAGGCGGAGTTCAATAGTGAGCTGGGAACCTGCGAATATAGCGTCGTGACCCATAACGACGTGACGCCAGGCATTTTCTCGAAGATCGCCGGGGTCATGGCCGGCAGCGGGGTGCAGATTCTCGATGCGCAGATTCTCACCAGAGTCGATGGAATCGTGGTCGATACGTTTCAGGTGATGGATCCGGACTATCAGGGCGCCCCTCCGGCCGAGCGGTTGCGGACGGTGGGCGACCGGATTGCGTCGGTCCTCAAGGGTTGGGAGCATGTCGATGATGTGTTGCGCCGGGGCGCGCGGCTGAAGCTGACGAGATCCTTGCCGAAAGCCCGTGAAGCGACGGAGGTGCGGATCGACAATGAAACGTCGGACGCCTATACGATCCTCGACGTGTTTGCCGACGACCGGCAGGGTCTGTTGTATGTGATCACGAACACGATTTTTCAGCTTGGGTTATCCATCCATGCCGCCCGCATTTCCACGAGGCTGGATCAGGTGGCGGACGTGTTTTATGTCGCGGATCATCGGGGCAAGAAGCTCGACGATCACGGACAATTGGAGCGGGTACGAACGGGAGTTGAAACGGCCATCGAGAATTTTCTCGAGGCGAAAGCGGCCTAG
- a CDS encoding GAF domain-containing protein, whose amino-acid sequence MTTKRTPSVAHLQQALREKTREVDVLHRITESISNQLDLEAVLRHIVEVVVEVTKADACLLYLLSDGQDELILRASKNPHPKLIGRITIGLGEGITGWVAQERTRVVIPSNASDDPRFKFFHNLPEDRHQAFVSVPIMAKKEVVGVINVQHKRPKRYRPDEIALLSTIANQVGGAIENARLYDQMKRKALQVETLSLVSETVASNRLIEDVLQLLVTMTAQMMNSKICSIMLLDQVSGELRIEATQSLSEQYRRKPNLKVGQSISGRAVQDRRPIIVADVTKEQDYMFPDLAKKEGLCSMVSVPMMVREKAVGVINSYTAVPHVFTSEEVKLLQAIANQAAIAIEHTTLIEKSFEMQEALAVRKLMERAKGYLMRAKKLTEEEAFKLIQRQSMDLRKSMREIAEAILLAGDIEERADRVRH is encoded by the coding sequence ATGACGACCAAACGCACACCCTCCGTGGCTCATCTCCAGCAGGCGTTGCGCGAAAAAACACGCGAAGTCGATGTGCTCCATCGGATCACGGAATCGATCAGCAACCAGCTGGATCTTGAAGCCGTCCTCCGGCATATCGTCGAAGTGGTCGTCGAAGTCACTAAGGCGGATGCCTGTCTTCTCTATCTCTTGTCGGATGGCCAGGACGAACTCATCCTGCGAGCCTCCAAGAATCCCCATCCGAAATTAATCGGCCGCATCACGATCGGGTTGGGCGAGGGCATCACCGGGTGGGTAGCCCAGGAACGGACCCGCGTTGTGATTCCGAGCAATGCGAGCGACGACCCGCGCTTCAAGTTTTTTCACAACCTTCCGGAAGACCGCCATCAAGCCTTTGTCTCCGTGCCGATCATGGCCAAGAAGGAAGTGGTTGGCGTGATCAATGTGCAGCACAAGCGTCCCAAGCGCTATCGGCCCGACGAGATCGCGCTGTTGTCCACTATTGCCAATCAGGTCGGTGGCGCGATTGAGAATGCGCGGCTCTACGATCAAATGAAACGCAAGGCCCTGCAGGTGGAAACCCTGTCGCTGGTGTCGGAAACGGTGGCCTCCAATCGTTTGATCGAAGATGTGCTGCAACTCCTGGTCACGATGACCGCGCAAATGATGAATTCCAAGATCTGCTCGATCATGTTGCTGGATCAGGTGAGTGGAGAGTTGCGGATCGAGGCGACGCAAAGCCTCAGCGAGCAATACCGCCGGAAGCCGAACCTCAAGGTCGGGCAGAGTATCAGCGGGCGCGCCGTGCAAGATCGCAGGCCGATCATTGTGGCCGACGTGACTAAAGAGCAGGACTATATGTTCCCGGATTTGGCCAAGAAGGAAGGGCTCTGTTCGATGGTCTCTGTCCCGATGATGGTGCGGGAAAAGGCTGTGGGGGTGATCAATAGCTATACGGCCGTGCCTCACGTGTTTACCAGCGAAGAGGTCAAGCTACTCCAGGCCATCGCGAATCAGGCGGCCATCGCCATCGAGCATACGACCCTGATCGAGAAGTCCTTCGAGATGCAGGAAGCGCTGGCGGTTCGGAAGCTCATGGAGCGGGCCAAGGGTTATCTCATGCGTGCGAAGAAGCTGACCGAAGAAGAGGCCTTCAAGCTCATTCAACGCCAAAGTATGGATCTTCGGAAATCGATGCGCGAGATCGCCGAGGCGATTCTCCTCGCGGGCGATATCGAAGAACGGGCCGATCGAGTCAGGCACTAA
- a CDS encoding outer membrane beta-barrel protein has translation MSVRSLICIGLWALLSLLGGNAVFAQGPAAPPAPAPTVQERLDSLEKKVDAPSIWKTLGFKASGFLDVAYTHNFNNPNTNLNQLHIFDTDANSFSTHMVQIMLERPADGAGSGMDRLGFRTRLNFGLDARVTRARTNFAPGTSNNELDFQEVYGEYIAPVGNGLKIQAGKINTLIGYEVINSFENPNFSRSFMFGLGQAFTTTGVRLSYTFNPLVTASIGVINGWDNVTDNNKSKSFEWLLALTPHEKFGMSFYGSYGAEQSNSQGTAPASTGADPTAKRTVVGTIMTVKATDQDTIVLEPYYGNEGNASTVNRSRNARWNGLAGYLTHDFTDQWSARFRGEIFEDAGGARTCSGTFGFAGGTNTCAGATATVAAPPTAQTLWENTFTLQYKPFPSLITRTEFRYDKSDKNVFLYGNRPVNNQETLSFQIIYLF, from the coding sequence ATGTCAGTACGCAGTCTCATCTGTATAGGATTGTGGGCGCTGTTGTCGCTGCTCGGCGGCAACGCAGTATTTGCCCAAGGGCCAGCGGCGCCGCCGGCCCCGGCGCCGACCGTGCAGGAGCGGCTGGATTCCTTAGAGAAGAAAGTGGATGCGCCGTCCATCTGGAAGACCTTGGGATTCAAGGCCTCCGGGTTTCTGGATGTAGCCTATACCCACAATTTCAATAATCCCAATACCAATCTCAATCAACTGCATATCTTCGACACCGATGCGAATTCCTTTTCGACCCACATGGTGCAAATCATGCTTGAACGGCCTGCTGATGGAGCGGGGAGCGGCATGGACCGGCTCGGGTTCCGTACCAGGCTGAACTTCGGGTTGGATGCCAGGGTGACGAGGGCGCGTACCAATTTCGCGCCAGGCACCAGCAACAACGAGCTCGACTTTCAAGAGGTCTACGGCGAATACATCGCCCCGGTTGGCAATGGCCTGAAGATTCAAGCAGGGAAGATCAATACGTTGATCGGCTATGAGGTGATCAACAGTTTCGAGAACCCGAACTTTTCCCGCAGTTTCATGTTCGGCTTGGGTCAGGCCTTCACGACCACCGGCGTCCGGCTCAGCTATACGTTCAATCCGCTTGTGACTGCCTCGATCGGCGTGATCAACGGGTGGGATAACGTGACGGATAACAACAAGAGCAAATCCTTTGAGTGGCTCCTGGCTCTGACACCGCATGAGAAGTTCGGTATGAGTTTCTACGGGTCCTACGGCGCAGAGCAATCCAACAGCCAAGGGACGGCACCTGCCTCCACCGGCGCCGATCCGACGGCCAAGCGGACGGTGGTGGGGACGATCATGACCGTCAAGGCCACCGACCAGGACACGATCGTTCTGGAGCCCTACTACGGGAATGAAGGGAACGCGAGCACGGTCAACCGATCACGAAATGCTCGATGGAATGGGCTGGCCGGCTACCTGACCCATGATTTCACCGATCAATGGAGCGCCAGATTCCGCGGGGAAATCTTCGAGGATGCGGGAGGGGCTCGGACCTGTAGTGGAACATTCGGGTTTGCCGGAGGCACCAATACCTGTGCGGGGGCGACCGCGACGGTCGCGGCCCCGCCGACGGCTCAAACACTCTGGGAGAATACCTTTACGCTTCAATACAAGCCATTTCCTTCTCTGATCACGCGGACCGAGTTCCGGTACGATAAATCAGACAAGAACGTGTTTCTCTATGGCAATCGACCGGTGAACAATCAAGAAACCCTGTCATTCCAAATCATCTACCTCTTCTAA